A region from the Melanotaenia boesemani isolate fMelBoe1 chromosome 11, fMelBoe1.pri, whole genome shotgun sequence genome encodes:
- the si:ch211-102c2.4 gene encoding uncharacterized protein si:ch211-102c2.4 — MNFLTFILLLAVGVCEAVLSQKLSCPHELKHQSLQRVWCRQTSAECCTGFAFNQNTQMLDGGKLKVTQHSHSFTVVMMEPDHSGVYWCGVLTKNNTIIKLAEGYFYSSSGAFIWSLARWILLPLVLVVTLSTYVCLSKKKKFHYEKAEEMFVDAAAE; from the exons ATGAATTTTCTGACCTTCATATTACTTTTGGCTGTAG gtgtgtgtgaaGCAGTGCTTTCGCAGAAATTGTCATGTCCCCATGAACTAAAACACCAGAGCCTGCAGAGGGTTTGGTGTCGGCAGACCTCTGCTGAGTGCTGCACCGGCTTCGCCTTCAACCAGAACACTCAGATGTTGGATGGAGGCAAACTGAAGGTGACCCAGCACTCCCACTCCTTCACTGTGGTAATGATGGAGCCTGACCACAGTGGAGTGTACTGGTGTGGTGTGCTGACCAAAAACAACACCATTATTAAGCTTGCTGAAGGCTACTTCTACAGCT CGTCTGGTGCTTTCATCTGGAGTTTAGCTCGCTGGATTCTGCTCCCTCTGGTGCTCGTAGTCACCCTTTCCACCTATGTGTGTTTGTcaa aaaaaaaaaaatttcactaTGAG AAAGCAGAGGAGATGTTCGTTGATGCTGCTGCAGAGTGA
- the imp4 gene encoding U3 small nucleolar ribonucleoprotein protein IMP4, with the protein MLRREVRLRREYLYRKAQEDRLRTIEEKKQKLKGALEENRLLPTEVRKDALQLQKLLEYDDEGAEGVSSHVDDEYKWAGVEDPKVMVTTSRDPSSRLKMFAKEVKLMFPGAQRMNRGNHEIAALVRACKANNVTDLVIVHETRGQPDGLVVCHLPFGPTAYFTLYNVVMRHDVPDIGTMSEAYPHLIFHNFSSRLGKRVSNILKYLFPVPKEDSKRVITFANQEDFISFRHHTYKKTDHKNIELTEVGPRFEMKLYMIKLGTLENESTADVEWRHHAYTHTSKKRRFLSVQ; encoded by the exons ATg CTTCGTCGAGAGGTGAGACTGAGACGGGAGTACCTGTACAGGAAGGCACAAGAGGACAGGCTCCGAACAatagaagagaaaaaacagaagctGAAGGGTGCACTTGAGG AAAATCGTCTCCTTCCAACTGAGGTGCGCAAAGACGCCCTGCAGCTACAGAAACTACTGGAGTATGATGATGAAGGGGCAGAAG GTGTCAGCTCTCACGTGGATGACGAGTATAAGTGGGCAGGAGTGGAAGATCCTAAAGTTATGGTCACTACGTCCAGAGACCCGAGCTCCAGACTCAAAATGTTTGCCAAG GAGGTAAAGCTGATGTTTCCTGGAGCCCAACGCATGAACAGAGGAAACCATGAGATCGCTGCGCTGGTCCGAGCCTGCAAAGCCAACAACGTAACAGACCTCGTCATTGTGCACGAAACAAGAGGACAGCCGG ATGGCCTGGTGGTGTGCCACTTGCCATTTGGACCCACGGCTTATTTCACACTTTACAACGTGGTAATGAGGCATGATGTTCCCGACATAGGCACCATGTCTGAGGCATACCCCCACCTCATTTTTCACAACTTCTCCTCGCGGCTCGGAAAGAGG GTATCGAATATCCTCAAGTATCTTTTTCCAGTGCCAAAGGAAGACAGTAAGCGTGTAATCACATTTGCTAACCAAGAGGACTTCATCTCTTTCAG aCACCACACCTACAAGAAAACGGATCACAAGAACATAGAGCTGACAGAAGTAGGACCCAGGTTTGAAATGAAAT tGTACATGATCAAACTGGGCACCTTGGAGAATGAGAGCACTGCAGATGTTGAATGGCGTCATCATGCATACACTCACACATCGAAGAAAAGGAGGTTTCTCAGTGTTCAATAG